Genomic segment of Triticum aestivum cultivar Chinese Spring chromosome 6A, IWGSC CS RefSeq v2.1, whole genome shotgun sequence:
ATAATGTGTGAGAGTAAACGACTTATTCTTGTGCCAGGCCTTGAAGGCCTCCAAAGATTGGAATGCCTACACAATCAAAGATGAGGCCAAATGCATCAAACATAAATGGCATGCCAACATGAATGGACACTTGATGAAAAAGCAAGAGGTTCATACCAATTCACCAAGGCTCAGGCCGCTCACGGGACGGGCTTGAACGCTCTCAAGAGCGGCAcgatacttgttgcactcttgttggatgaacccCGTTTCTTTTGGATTGGGTTGATGCCGCGGGTGCTCGCAAATTAGTAGGGGGCAAACTTCCTTCGTTCATGAAAGTTCTTGTGAACTATTGTCCAAAAGACAGATCCTTTTTGCTCGGCACCTTTCATGGGATCTTGGCCTATCTCCATCCAACTTTTGCAAATCAAAGTGTCCTCATCTAGGGTGTACGATCCCGTGCGAATGCTTTGCCTCCTCTTTTGTGCCTCGGGCCTTTGGGTGAGCGCTCATTGATAAACACCAATGGCTCGGCCGAAATGTCGATCTTTTCTTCCTCATCTTCATAATACAAGCCATCATCTTCATGCCAAGAGTTGACATGGTCGTCCTCATCTTCATCATGGCCGGCGAATTGAGTGTCTTCATAGTGGCCGCAGCCGTCCTGGCTATGGGTGGCGTCGGGATCAAAATCTTGGGCGTGGTCGTCGACGTGGAAGGCCTCACCACGGCCCTTGAAGATGAAGTTCTCCATGAACGCGTACTCAGGGTCGTCGGCCGTGGGCGTCGACATTGGCATTTTGTCGAACAGCCTGTGGGCGCCGGCCATGTTCGCCGAAGGGAACGACCGGGGCTGCTTCCTTTGCGCCTCCTCGGATGGTTGGCCAGCGCCGTTGTACCTCGgtgtgacgttgaggtcgatgacgcgCGCAGGCGTGGCCGGAGCGACCATGCTGCAGACCAGCGAGGTGGAGAACCGTGTCTACCCATGGCCGTGAAGCGGCGGCACATGATACGTCTCGGGCATGATGGACGAGCTCGGGGAAAGGTGCTGCCGAGGACGATCGGCCGACGAGCCTTTGCTGGCTGCGGCCATGGCAGCGACCGAGAGGATGGCCGGCGGGGGTCGACACAACCCTAACATGAGGAGGGCGTGCGCCTTGGCAATGATGGACTCCTTGTCATCGATGTCCGCCTGGTGCTGCGCGGCATGCAGCGCGGTGGCGTAGCCCGCAGCGACCTTCTTCTCCTTATCCTTTGCCCGCCGGCTCCTTCTCTTGGCCGATTCGGGATCAAGCTTGGCTACCTCCGCAGGTGAGCTCCGACCGCGACTTCGTGgtacccttcttcttcgccgcgggGCGCGCGGCCGCGGTCGGGTCACCGGGATTCTTCGGGTCGTCGGCCATGATGGCGCGGGAGAGTTTTGGGCAAAACGGAGGGAAAGTGTGGGCGATCGTGTCcacgacaggcgggccaggggaggacaagggcgcgcgtcccgcccgtccaTGCGTTGTCCGTTCGGCCGCAAACGCGACCCAAAGTTGGGTCAGGAATGGATCGAAAGCGAACCAAAAAGGCACAACGGTCTGTTTGCTCTCGCGCGTTGGGCGGTCTGTATTATCTGTTTATCCTTTATTATCCCCAAACGGACACGGACTGGTCATTTAGTGTCGTGCGGTGGAGTTGCCCTTACGAACCAGGAAAGGTGACCGATCCTATGCTTGCACCAGTCGACCGACCGACGCCAAACGTTGACAATTTTCAAATCACACTGCGTGGTAGTTTTGTCATAAGTCAAATCTAGAAAGGTCTGAGCAAGTTTACACAAAGTGCATCAGCATCCGCGGCATATATGACAGCAAATGCTTTCCGCGGTGTGTCAGGCAGGAAATTTTCTCCAAAACCAAACCGACGCTCACGTTCTGCTGCCTGTCGCTCTGCCTCTGGTCACCCACCCCAGCCCGGCCTCCAGAGCGCCCAACTCGATAACCTCACGAGCCCACGACGCGCACGCCCGTCGCACCAGCACCCGCACGCCGCACGCACCAGCCCCCGCACCCGCGCCCCCGCCCACGCCATCCAAGCCAGCGGCCGGCCCCGAGCGCCATGGAGGCCGACGCGGCGACCCCGTCCCCACCGGGGTCGAGGAAGCGCTCGTCCCGCCCCAGGCCGCGCCCGGACGACGGCCGCCCCGAGCCCTACCCTAGCCCGCGCGGCTCCCCCTCCCGCAGGAGCGAGCGCACGCGCCGGCCCCGCGCGCCCCCGGACTCCGACGCGGTGACCGCGCCCGCCGACCGCAGGGCCCGCGCGCCCTCGCCCGCCCTCCGCAGGCCCGTCCGCGCCTTCCAGGAGGCCGCCGCGCTGGCCGCGCTGGCCGCCAGCGCGCCCGCCGCGTCCTCCTCCGGCGCCAGATCCTACGGCGTGGTCTGGAGCGACGCCGACGAGGTGGCCCTCCTCAacgcggcggccgccttccgcgtGCGCCACGGCCGCGTCCCGGGCCTCCCGGACATGGGCGCGCTCTTCGACGCCATCCGGGGCTCCATCTCCCCGCACATCGACCAGCCCAAGGTGTACTACAAGCTGAAGCGGCTCAAGAGCAAGTTCGACCACGCGGTGCCGTCCGCGGTCGTCAGCCGGCACGAGCAGCGCCTGCGCGACCTCTGCAAGAAGGTCTGGGGCGCCAACTTCGGCCTGCCCGCCGAAAAGGACGCCGCgccggaggaagaggaggacgacgaggaggaggagcgcgggcGCGGCAACGTCCCGGACGCGGCAGCCATGCTCCCGGTGGCCACCGAGGTGCTCGATGCGTACTGGAAGACGGACGGCCCGGCGCTGTCCGGGGTGTCCCTGGAGAAGGGGCTGTCAAAGCTAGCAACGGAAGACGCGAGATGGATCGAAGCCAAGTGGAGGCGGCAGCTGGATGCAGAAGTGCACTCGCAGATTAAGCGGCACGATCTGGCCAAGGAGGTCTACGGCCTGCTCCTTGACGCCATTAAGGGCCTCGGCCCCTAGCTCTGGTATGACTGTCAACCCCGCCAATGTTGCATCTGGTCTTCAGAAAACAACTTAGTATGCTATTTGCTTCACCAGTTTAACTTCTTGCTGGGTAATCAGCTTACAGTTGCTATGCATTCTGTTATTTAGTGTTTGTTAGGGTCAATTACAGTAGATTTGCTTTGTAAAATTGCTTGGAAATTGAGTTAGAATATTTTGTGCATTCTTGTTATGTAGTGTCTGGCTATTACTACAATATTTTGTCATCAATGGTAACCCTCTTGTGTGGTAGTATGACTTCGTTCCACAAAATTAGCTCATCAACTGTTCCATCCCGTCAGCTAGAAGATACTGTTAGATTCTGCAATTATGCTCTTCAGTGCGAACGAAGTAACATCTTGTTTTGAAAAACTGCGAAAGATCAGAACTCGAGCGTGCTAAAATAGCTTGGTTTCAGTTTGTTTACACGACTAGGCCCAGATAATTGCATAACTTGGATCTCAGATTTAATTATTTATTCTCTACATCAGACTTGATGATGTCAGTTCTAAATTGCCAGCAACTCCTCAGTTCTTTGTTTTCCTCTACTGTAACCCTTAATTCGATATATCCTTGGAGATCTGATTCTCAAATACAAATGCATCCTACTTCAGCCATCTATTCAACACATTACTTGTAACTGATAAGCCAGGCATAGTTACTGATACAGCCAAGGCAGGAACAGTTTTGTTATAACTGTGCTTCTTCTATGCAATAATACGGTACGATCTATGCAATCTATGTCCCTACCCCACTTGAAATCTTTCAATGTGCTTCTTCTATGCAATGATACTGAGATGCTGTCTGGACTTCTTGGTCTATGCATAATAATGACAGAATCTTCTATCTATACATGGGTAATGTTGGTTTCATATTCCTTAGAGCACCTGTATTATCTAGACGCCATAGTAGACATCTTGTCCCTACCCCACTTGAAATCTCTCCTGAATATCTACATTGCAAAGTCGATACTTCTAGGAATTCTATTTGTTTTGTGACCGGCTGCAGGTTTGCAGTAAAGTTTATAGTAACATCCCAGTGATCTTTCTTGCATTGTCTTACCTGCTGAGCACTCAGCACCACTTGAATTTACTGTCTCTTGTTAAGATATTTTGCGTGAGATATCCTCTTCCCTTGTTTGCATCCACTCATGTTATCCAAACACTCCTGCAGGTACAAGTTGATGAGGTGCGCCGAGCCAGCTAGATCTGTATTCAGTTGCTGAGTTACAAGACCTTATCAAGTAATGATCAGCGCCGACATGCTGTAGCTGTACAATCTGCATGTCTCTGTCTGCTGCGTCTAGTTACTGTCACTTTGCTTTAGGTTCATATAGGTGCTAGTTTTGCTCTTCCTTTAGatttagaccatgaaaatgattcaGATGCTCAGCCGATTTGTAAACTGTTTTGTAACGTCTGTGTCTGCGATGTTAGGGCTGCATTTTTCAACTGTAAGAATCCAGCATCTTTTGGTTTTCATTGCTTGATGGTGTGGTGAAAATAATTTGCTTAACGTGCGTTACTGAGTACCCAGTTCCACGATCTGCCATTAAACAGTTGACTATTTTTCATATGCCATTGATGTTCAGAAGTTAG
This window contains:
- the LOC123128555 gene encoding uncharacterized protein — its product is MEADAATPSPPGSRKRSSRPRPRPDDGRPEPYPSPRGSPSRRSERTRRPRAPPDSDAVTAPADRRARAPSPALRRPVRAFQEAAALAALAASAPAASSSGARSYGVVWSDADEVALLNAAAAFRVRHGRVPGLPDMGALFDAIRGSISPHIDQPKVYYKLKRLKSKFDHAVPSAVVSRHEQRLRDLCKKVWGANFGLPAEKDAAPEEEEDDEEEERGRGNVPDAAAMLPVATEVLDAYWKTDGPALSGVSLEKGLSKLATEDARWIEAKWRRQLDAEVHSQIKRHDLAKEVYGLLLDAIKGLGP